One genomic window of Sphingomonas ginsengisoli An et al. 2013 includes the following:
- a CDS encoding CsgG/HfaB family protein, translated as MIGAARFTAVAMVAVSLTACASIHTEQLAAGEAAQPVGPPVRDNRTPMDPVFACFSTQLPTKAKALVIGVGEVRDYTGKFSNLEGNAVTQGGALMVTSALGKLGDRIRLAERFDPSVAERELLWMDKRQLGDGEQHSVPGQPGGPVKWLPYFGGSLIGSDYFIVGGITEVNYDLHSGGAEIGVNGVGPKARVFTQSVAVDLRIVDTRSLIVVKTVSLTKQYTGYEIGAGTFRFFGSNLFDINIGAKGQEPLQLGIRTTLEEVTLRLVGTVLKSDPETCLASRPPEQRPRLTGDRIAAVTTHRRDPGQSLP; from the coding sequence ATGATCGGTGCCGCCCGTTTCACCGCCGTCGCCATGGTGGCCGTCTCACTGACGGCCTGCGCCTCGATCCACACCGAACAACTGGCGGCCGGCGAAGCCGCCCAGCCGGTCGGGCCGCCGGTGCGTGACAATCGCACACCGATGGACCCGGTGTTCGCCTGCTTTTCCACGCAGCTTCCCACAAAGGCGAAGGCGCTGGTCATCGGCGTCGGCGAGGTCCGAGACTATACCGGCAAATTCTCCAATCTGGAGGGCAATGCGGTCACGCAGGGCGGCGCACTGATGGTCACATCGGCGCTCGGCAAGCTCGGCGACCGTATCCGTCTTGCCGAACGCTTCGATCCGTCTGTCGCCGAACGCGAGCTGCTGTGGATGGACAAGCGCCAGCTCGGCGACGGTGAACAACATAGCGTTCCCGGCCAGCCTGGCGGGCCGGTGAAGTGGCTGCCGTATTTCGGCGGCTCGCTGATCGGCTCTGATTATTTCATCGTCGGCGGCATCACCGAAGTCAATTACGACCTCCATTCCGGCGGCGCCGAGATCGGCGTCAACGGCGTCGGGCCGAAGGCGCGGGTGTTCACGCAATCGGTCGCGGTCGATCTGCGCATCGTCGACACCCGCTCACTGATCGTCGTGAAGACCGTCAGTCTGACCAAGCAATATACCGGCTACGAGATCGGCGCCGGCACCTTCCGCTTCTTCGGCTCCAACCTCTTCGACATCAACATCGGCGCCAAGGGTCAGGAACCCCTTCAACTCGGCATCCGCACGACGCTCGAAGAAGTGACCCTGCGCCTCGTCGGGACCGTCCTCAAATCCGATCCCGAAACCTGCCTCGCCTCGCGTCCGCCCGAGCAGCGTCCACGCCTGACCGGCGATCGGATTGCTGCTGTCACGACCCATCGCCGCGATCCCGGCCAGTCACTGCCCTGA
- a CDS encoding DUF2274 domain-containing protein: MSKLKLGPIADDKPVKVTVELPAALHRDLTDYGRLLADGGSPIEPTKLIVPMLERFIATDRGFAKARRATDPSSSRKSDQ; the protein is encoded by the coding sequence ATGAGCAAGCTCAAGCTCGGCCCGATCGCCGATGACAAGCCGGTCAAGGTCACGGTCGAACTGCCCGCCGCCTTGCACCGCGATCTGACCGATTACGGGCGTTTGCTGGCCGACGGCGGTTCTCCGATCGAGCCGACAAAACTCATCGTCCCCATGCTGGAGCGGTTCATCGCCACCGATCGCGGCTTCGCGAAAGCCCGCCGTGCGACCGATCCGTCCTCGTCCCGAAAGTCTGACCAATGA
- a CDS encoding recombinase family protein: protein MNKEAPLVATRAALYLRVSTARQAEHDVSIPDQKRQGEAYCVSRGYQLVETFVEPGATATNDRRPAFQQMIEAGTSKPAPFDVVVVHSFSRFFRDHFELEFYVRKLAKNGVKLVSITQEIGDDPMHVMMRQIMALFDEYQSKENAKHVMRALKENARQGFWNGALPPIGYRIIAAEQRGAKTKKKLEIDPLHADTVRLIYRLALQGEGGSGPMGVKAIVNYLNRNRIFTRDGGRWGIGQLHRILTRRTYIGEHEFNKRSKSKELKPVSEIVVVPVPRLIDQETFDAVQEHLRIRNPKVTPPRVVSGPTLLTGICFCEKCGGAMTIRTGKGGRYRYYTCSIKARQGETGCSGRSIPMPQLDAIVCDHIENRLLQPERLEDILASILDRREERADRRREHIAELNRRAAETELRLKRLYEAIESGVADLNDPALKERVVALRALRDQAQADSERAQAQLESSGSMAVTPAALRKFATAARKRLRQDGGGYRRDHLRAFAQRVEVGESHVRIMGSKGELLRTLTSVSSGKSAGIGVPTMGLKWRRRRDSNPRYE from the coding sequence ATGAATAAAGAAGCTCCCTTGGTCGCCACCCGCGCCGCCCTCTATCTGCGCGTCTCGACGGCGCGGCAGGCCGAACATGACGTGTCGATCCCGGACCAGAAGCGGCAGGGCGAAGCCTATTGCGTATCACGCGGCTACCAGCTCGTCGAAACCTTCGTCGAGCCGGGTGCGACCGCGACCAACGACCGCCGACCGGCCTTCCAGCAGATGATCGAAGCGGGCACGTCGAAGCCCGCGCCGTTCGATGTCGTCGTGGTTCACAGCTTCTCGCGTTTCTTCCGCGATCATTTCGAGCTGGAGTTCTACGTCCGCAAGCTGGCGAAGAACGGCGTCAAGCTGGTCTCGATCACGCAGGAGATCGGCGACGATCCGATGCACGTCATGATGCGGCAGATCATGGCGCTGTTCGACGAATATCAGTCGAAGGAGAACGCCAAGCACGTCATGCGCGCCCTGAAGGAGAATGCCCGTCAGGGCTTCTGGAACGGCGCGCTGCCGCCGATCGGCTATCGCATCATCGCCGCCGAGCAGCGTGGCGCCAAGACCAAGAAAAAGCTGGAGATCGACCCGCTGCACGCCGACACCGTGCGACTGATCTATCGGCTGGCGCTCCAGGGCGAAGGCGGCTCCGGGCCGATGGGCGTCAAGGCCATCGTCAACTATCTCAACCGCAACCGCATTTTCACGCGCGACGGCGGGCGCTGGGGCATCGGCCAGCTTCACCGCATACTGACCCGGCGCACCTATATCGGCGAGCACGAGTTCAACAAGCGCTCCAAGTCCAAGGAGTTGAAGCCGGTCAGCGAGATCGTCGTGGTGCCGGTGCCGCGCCTGATCGATCAGGAGACGTTCGACGCGGTGCAGGAGCATCTGCGCATCCGCAATCCGAAGGTCACGCCGCCGCGGGTGGTCAGCGGGCCGACCCTGCTGACGGGCATCTGCTTTTGCGAGAAGTGCGGTGGGGCCATGACCATCCGCACCGGCAAGGGCGGACGCTATCGCTACTACACCTGCTCGATCAAGGCGCGGCAGGGCGAGACCGGCTGCTCCGGCCGCTCGATCCCGATGCCACAGCTCGACGCCATCGTCTGCGACCATATCGAGAACCGGCTGCTCCAGCCCGAGCGGCTGGAGGACATCCTGGCCTCGATCCTCGACCGGCGCGAAGAGCGGGCCGATCGCCGCCGCGAGCATATCGCCGAGTTGAACCGCCGTGCGGCCGAGACCGAGCTTCGGCTGAAGCGGCTCTATGAGGCGATCGAATCAGGCGTGGCCGATCTGAACGATCCGGCGCTGAAGGAGCGCGTCGTGGCACTCCGGGCGCTGCGCGATCAGGCGCAGGCCGATTCCGAGCGCGCTCAGGCCCAGCTCGAAAGCTCCGGCAGCATGGCCGTCACCCCGGCGGCGCTCCGCAAGTTCGCGACCGCCGCTCGCAAGCGTCTACGTCAGGACGGTGGCGGCTATCGGCGGGATCATCTGCGCGCCTTCGCCCAGCGCGTCGAGGTCGGGGAGAGCCATGTCCGCATCATGGGATCGAAGGGCGAACTGCTCCGCACCCTCACTTCGGTCTCTAGCGGGAAATCGGCGGGAATCGGCGTGCCCACTATGGGACTGAAATGGCGGAGACGGAGGGATTCGAACCCTCGGTACGAGTAA
- a CDS encoding helix-turn-helix domain-containing protein — MANIRFAIWRLRPVGKRHDGGFYAMTTLKVGIADTGEMKARTLRIARGEEKPSPDDPKIWFISTESFSKVLSAPNREMLRLIAEEEPESLDALAELTGRAKSNLSRTLKAMVGYGLIRMERSGKKLAPKLVHDRVMLELALASPRRKSSRPKETIHE, encoded by the coding sequence ATGGCGAATATCCGCTTCGCCATCTGGCGCCTTCGTCCGGTCGGCAAGCGCCACGACGGAGGCTTCTACGCCATGACCACGCTGAAGGTCGGCATCGCCGATACCGGGGAGATGAAGGCCCGCACGCTGCGCATCGCGCGCGGCGAGGAAAAGCCGTCGCCCGATGATCCGAAGATCTGGTTCATCTCGACGGAATCCTTTTCCAAGGTGCTGTCCGCGCCCAATCGCGAGATGCTGCGCCTCATCGCCGAAGAGGAGCCGGAGTCGCTCGACGCCCTGGCCGAGCTGACGGGCCGCGCCAAATCCAATCTCTCCCGCACGCTGAAAGCAATGGTCGGCTATGGCCTGATCCGCATGGAGCGCAGCGGCAAGAAACTCGCCCCCAAACTCGTCCATGATCGCGTCATGCTGGAACTGGCGCTCGCCAGCCCACGCCGCAAATCCTCACGTCCGAAGGAGACCATCCATGAATAA
- a CDS encoding TrbI/VirB10 family protein, giving the protein MSAADPYKEEGREPDAPRPTDAGGDDAQPLTGEPVAPMRLRSEPPRVTRLSRKVLAGLGVVASMGVGGALIYALQVGHGGGKSEELYSTDNRTTPDGLNGLPKDYTGPVLGPPLPGDLGRPMLDAQNRGQPVTPPAMTTPMPAGPSPEEQRRLQELEAARLAKLFAPTETHKATPGASTPSAAPMPDLASLGLAPQPATPSAQDRQLAFLNQTPDKRTVSPDRVAAPASPNVLQAGAVIAAALITGIRSDLPGQITAQVTENIYDSPTGRILLIPQGTRVIGQYDNGVGFGQRRILLVWNRLIFPNGRSIVLERQPGTDPQGYAGLEDGVDYHWSELFKAAALSTLLSIGSQAGSSGDESEIARALRQGASDSVSQVGRQVVGRQLDIAPTLTIRPGFPVRVIVTRDLVLEPYGSAP; this is encoded by the coding sequence ATGAGCGCCGCCGATCCCTATAAGGAAGAAGGCCGCGAGCCGGATGCTCCGCGTCCGACCGATGCGGGGGGCGACGACGCCCAGCCGCTGACCGGCGAGCCGGTCGCGCCGATGCGACTGAGGTCCGAGCCGCCGCGCGTCACCCGCCTGTCGCGCAAGGTGCTAGCCGGTCTGGGTGTCGTCGCCAGCATGGGCGTCGGCGGAGCGTTGATCTATGCGCTTCAGGTCGGCCATGGCGGCGGCAAGAGCGAGGAACTCTATTCCACCGATAACCGGACGACGCCGGACGGGCTGAACGGTCTGCCGAAGGACTATACCGGCCCGGTGCTCGGCCCGCCGCTGCCCGGCGATCTCGGCCGCCCCATGCTCGACGCGCAGAACCGCGGCCAGCCCGTCACGCCGCCGGCGATGACGACGCCGATGCCCGCCGGTCCCAGCCCGGAGGAGCAGCGCCGCTTGCAGGAGCTGGAGGCCGCACGGCTGGCGAAGCTGTTCGCCCCGACCGAGACACACAAGGCGACACCGGGGGCTTCCACGCCTTCCGCAGCGCCCATGCCGGACCTCGCCAGCCTCGGCCTGGCACCGCAGCCGGCGACACCCTCGGCGCAGGACCGTCAGCTCGCCTTCCTCAACCAAACGCCCGACAAGCGCACGGTCTCGCCCGATCGCGTCGCGGCCCCCGCATCGCCGAACGTGCTTCAGGCCGGGGCGGTGATCGCCGCCGCCCTCATCACCGGCATCCGCTCTGATCTGCCCGGCCAGATCACTGCGCAGGTGACGGAGAACATCTATGATAGCCCGACCGGCCGCATCCTGCTGATCCCGCAGGGCACCCGTGTCATCGGCCAGTACGACAATGGCGTCGGCTTCGGACAGCGCCGCATCCTGCTCGTCTGGAATCGGCTGATCTTCCCGAACGGCCGCTCGATCGTGCTGGAGCGCCAGCCCGGCACGGACCCGCAAGGTTATGCCGGTCTTGAGGATGGCGTCGATTATCATTGGAGCGAGCTGTTCAAGGCCGCAGCACTTTCGACCCTGCTCAGCATCGGCAGCCAGGCGGGATCGTCCGGTGACGAGAGCGAGATCGCCCGCGCGTTGCGTCAGGGCGCATCCGACAGCGTGAGCCAGGTCGGACGGCAGGTGGTCGGCCGCCAGCTCGACATCGCCCCGACGCTCACCATCCGCCCCGGCTTCCCGGTCCGCGTGATCGTCACCCGCGATCTCGTGCTCGAACCTTACGGGAGCGCGCCATGA
- the trbG gene encoding P-type conjugative transfer protein TrbG yields MIRPSHPTAGRPAARTPVFPSLRKSAYAVVLLSATALAGCATTTPPPDIAYDDAAPAVQTVDPPAPVTVVELPKPLPLPGQMKPVGASRQTPEPVDPAARVNQANAAARIQPVRDGFINSMQVYPFTQGALYQVYTAVGQITDIALQPGETLVGSGPVAAGDTVRWIIGDTESGAGAGKQVHILVKPTRPELMTNLVINTNLRTYHMELRSTERTYMASVSWQYPQDQLIALRRQNAQAEAQQPISTGVDLSRVNFRYEVSGDRAPWKPLRAFDDGRQVFIEFPRGIGQGEMPPLFVVGPEGATSELVNYRVRGNYMIIDRLFAAAELRFGADRSQKRVRISRTDGRPAS; encoded by the coding sequence ATGATCCGGCCGTCTCATCCGACCGCCGGACGTCCGGCGGCACGCACTCCCGTATTCCCGTCTCTCCGTAAATCCGCCTATGCGGTCGTGCTGCTCTCCGCCACGGCGCTCGCCGGCTGTGCGACCACGACCCCGCCGCCCGACATCGCCTATGACGACGCGGCGCCCGCCGTGCAGACGGTCGATCCGCCAGCGCCCGTCACCGTGGTCGAACTGCCCAAGCCTCTGCCGCTGCCCGGCCAGATGAAGCCGGTGGGAGCCTCGCGCCAAACACCCGAGCCGGTCGATCCTGCCGCCCGCGTCAATCAGGCCAATGCCGCCGCGCGCATCCAGCCTGTCCGCGACGGCTTCATCAACTCCATGCAGGTCTATCCCTTCACGCAAGGGGCGCTTTATCAGGTCTACACCGCTGTCGGGCAGATCACCGACATCGCGCTTCAACCGGGCGAAACGCTGGTCGGTTCCGGCCCGGTCGCCGCCGGCGACACGGTGCGCTGGATCATCGGCGATACCGAGAGCGGCGCTGGCGCGGGCAAGCAGGTCCATATCCTCGTCAAGCCGACCCGGCCCGAACTAATGACCAATCTCGTCATCAACACGAACCTGCGCACCTATCATATGGAACTGCGCTCGACCGAGCGGACCTATATGGCCTCGGTGTCCTGGCAGTACCCGCAGGACCAACTCATCGCGCTGCGACGCCAGAATGCACAGGCAGAAGCCCAGCAGCCGATCTCGACCGGGGTCGATCTGTCCCGCGTCAATTTCCGCTACGAAGTGTCGGGCGACCGTGCCCCGTGGAAACCGCTGCGCGCCTTCGATGACGGCCGGCAGGTCTTCATCGAATTCCCGCGCGGTATCGGCCAGGGCGAGATGCCGCCGCTGTTCGTCGTCGGGCCGGAAGGCGCGACCTCCGAACTGGTGAACTACCGCGTGCGCGGCAACTACATGATCATCGATCGGCTGTTCGCCGCCGCCGAACTGCGTTTCGGCGCCGACCGCAGCCAGAAGCGCGTCCGTATCTCCCGCACCGACGGAAGGCCGGCATCATGA